The following proteins come from a genomic window of Pyxidicoccus sp. MSG2:
- a CDS encoding murein hydrolase activator EnvC family protein, producing MRRALLHLPLALVLAASAASAQAHEEAEQAALRDKLATQRATLALIEAKKLSVLEGVELMEEMAAFSRRRVRSLEGDLAVFRRRVILAEREEAVLREALRLQLRRLSPRLRTLYRLMRRRPLEVLLSADDFAALVWRARALEASMSGDLELLRAVQRVAHLQRQATRELKRLQTSLSARVAFLQEQEKLARAQQEALEEVVGSLAGEAELAKRAVRELEQADAELTRVVSDLKELPATHGFGALKGKLPRPVKGVVEVGFGKVVNPRFNTVTVQKGLDIRAAAGTPVLAVAEGTVAYAGSLRGYGNLLILDHGDGFHTLMAHLATIAAELGATVAAGDAVGEVGDTGSLKGAYLYFEVRRAGQAVDPAPWLAPSP from the coding sequence ATGAGGCGGGCGCTCCTCCACCTTCCGCTGGCCCTGGTGCTGGCGGCCTCCGCTGCGTCCGCGCAAGCGCACGAGGAGGCCGAGCAGGCCGCCCTGCGCGACAAGCTGGCCACGCAGCGCGCGACGCTGGCGCTCATCGAGGCGAAGAAGCTCTCCGTGCTGGAGGGCGTGGAGCTGATGGAGGAGATGGCGGCCTTCTCCCGGCGGCGCGTGCGCTCGCTGGAGGGCGACCTGGCCGTGTTCCGCCGCCGCGTGATTCTGGCCGAGCGCGAGGAGGCCGTGCTGCGCGAGGCGCTGCGGCTCCAACTGCGCCGGCTGTCGCCCCGGCTGCGCACGCTCTACCGCCTCATGCGCCGCCGGCCGCTGGAGGTGCTGCTGTCCGCGGACGACTTCGCCGCGCTGGTGTGGCGCGCCCGGGCCTTGGAGGCCAGCATGTCCGGCGACCTGGAATTGCTGCGCGCCGTGCAGCGCGTGGCCCACCTGCAGCGCCAGGCGACGCGCGAGCTGAAGCGCCTGCAGACGTCGCTGTCCGCGCGCGTGGCCTTCCTCCAGGAACAGGAGAAGCTGGCCCGCGCGCAGCAGGAGGCGCTGGAGGAAGTCGTCGGCTCGCTGGCCGGCGAGGCGGAGCTGGCGAAGCGCGCGGTGCGCGAGCTGGAGCAGGCGGACGCGGAGCTGACCCGCGTGGTGAGTGACTTGAAGGAACTGCCCGCCACGCACGGCTTCGGCGCGCTGAAGGGCAAGCTGCCCCGGCCGGTGAAGGGCGTCGTCGAGGTGGGCTTCGGCAAGGTGGTCAACCCGCGCTTCAACACCGTCACGGTGCAGAAGGGCCTGGACATCCGCGCCGCCGCGGGCACGCCCGTGCTGGCCGTGGCCGAGGGCACCGTCGCCTACGCCGGCTCGCTGCGCGGCTACGGCAACCTGCTCATCCTGGACCACGGCGACGGCTTCCACACCCTCATGGCCCACCTGGCCACGATAGCGGCCGAGCTCGGCGCCACCGTGGCCGCGGGCGACGCGGTGGGCGAGGTGGGGGACACCGGCTCCCTCAAGGGCGCCTACCTGTACTTCGAGGTGCGCCGGGCCGGACAGGCCGTGGACCCGGCGCCGTGGCTGGCCCCTTCGCCCTGA
- a CDS encoding alpha/beta fold hydrolase, whose product MDLMGGMQKVMRRMLVARGVESTTVDVAGQALHHYSLKGEGKGPPVVLVHGLGGSANGFGRTFFGLAKRFSRVVAPDLPGHGFSTEYCGGELCVRNQFDVLRAYVEQVVGEPAFVVGNSLGGAMSVNLAAESPRWVRALALVAPAGAALPEAENTALLNSFVVRSPAEARAFTRRLFHRPPLPALLFAYELRRFYDTPTVRALTAEALATRASLEPEKVRNLAMPVLFLWGGSERLLPSVTLEWYRAHLPAHARVQVVDGFGHVPQLERPDELVSHLVRFADTSGL is encoded by the coding sequence ATGGACTTGATGGGCGGAATGCAGAAGGTGATGCGGCGGATGCTGGTGGCCCGTGGCGTCGAGTCCACCACCGTGGACGTGGCGGGGCAGGCGCTGCACCACTACTCGCTGAAGGGCGAGGGCAAGGGGCCGCCGGTGGTGCTGGTGCACGGGCTGGGCGGCTCGGCCAACGGCTTCGGGCGCACCTTCTTCGGACTGGCGAAGCGCTTCTCGCGCGTGGTGGCGCCGGACCTGCCGGGCCACGGCTTCTCGACGGAGTACTGCGGCGGCGAGCTGTGCGTGCGCAACCAGTTCGACGTGCTGCGCGCCTACGTCGAGCAGGTGGTGGGCGAGCCGGCCTTCGTGGTGGGCAACTCGCTGGGCGGGGCCATGTCCGTGAATCTGGCGGCGGAGTCCCCGCGCTGGGTGCGCGCGCTGGCGCTGGTGGCCCCGGCGGGCGCGGCGTTGCCGGAGGCGGAGAACACCGCGCTGCTCAACTCCTTCGTCGTACGCTCGCCCGCGGAGGCGCGTGCCTTCACCCGGAGGCTGTTCCACCGGCCGCCGCTGCCCGCGCTGCTGTTCGCCTACGAGTTGCGCCGCTTCTACGACACGCCCACGGTGCGGGCGCTCACCGCCGAGGCGCTCGCCACGCGCGCCAGCCTGGAGCCGGAGAAGGTCCGCAACCTGGCCATGCCCGTCCTCTTCCTGTGGGGCGGCAGCGAGCGACTGCTCCCCTCGGTGACGCTGGAGTGGTACCGCGCCCACCTGCCGGCGCACGCCCGCGTCCAGGTGGTGGACGGCTTCGGCCATGTGCCGCAGCTCGAGCGTCCAGACGAGCTGGTGTCGCACCTGGTGCGCTTCGCCGACACGTCCGGGCTCTGA
- a CDS encoding S41 family peptidase, with amino-acid sequence MTGLPQPWRAALAAFLLLTGPSAADEKTKDGARAATAPAATGRAERAERDDATFRQLELFARVLSYVENNYVEPPDRERLVQGAIQGMLETLDPHTVYMPPEVFREMKIDTSGEWGGLGIEIARKGERIVVVAPIDDTPAARAGIKAGDELVGIDGESTQGMDVGRAMQKMRGPAGGRVLLTIMRQGFSAPREIAIIRDHIRIISVEGSLYGGIGHVKVKNFQDRTGLYLRKELDRLRALNGGKELSGLVLDLRNNPGGLLDEAVAVSDRFLPGNLPIVSTRGRDGRNATEERSKDRDTEKDYPVVVLVNAGSASASEIVAGALQDHGRATIMGTQTFGKGSVQTVIELEDGSGLKLTIARYYTPKGRSIQERGITPDYLVPDEPGGKTPRDVVREKDLQRHFRAEPTAVTETPAAAPHGLPEGLKDWDVTAALKDYPLKVALEYLHGLAPARVPARTSGR; translated from the coding sequence GTGACGGGTCTCCCCCAGCCTTGGCGAGCGGCGCTGGCCGCCTTCCTCCTCCTGACCGGACCCTCGGCCGCCGACGAGAAGACGAAGGACGGCGCCCGGGCCGCCACCGCGCCCGCCGCCACCGGCCGCGCGGAGCGGGCCGAGCGCGACGACGCCACCTTCCGCCAGCTCGAGCTCTTCGCCCGGGTGCTCTCCTACGTGGAGAACAACTACGTGGAGCCGCCGGACCGCGAGCGGCTGGTCCAGGGCGCCATCCAGGGCATGCTGGAGACGTTGGACCCGCACACCGTCTACATGCCCCCGGAGGTGTTCCGGGAGATGAAGATAGACACCTCGGGAGAGTGGGGCGGGCTGGGCATCGAAATCGCGCGCAAGGGTGAGCGCATCGTCGTGGTGGCCCCCATCGACGACACGCCCGCGGCGCGCGCGGGCATCAAGGCCGGCGACGAATTGGTCGGCATCGACGGCGAGTCCACGCAGGGCATGGACGTGGGCCGGGCGATGCAGAAGATGCGCGGGCCGGCGGGTGGGCGGGTGCTGCTCACCATCATGCGCCAGGGCTTCAGCGCGCCCCGCGAAATCGCCATCATCCGCGACCACATCCGCATCATCTCCGTGGAGGGCTCGCTGTACGGCGGCATCGGCCACGTGAAGGTGAAGAACTTCCAGGACCGCACGGGACTGTACCTGCGCAAGGAGCTGGACCGGCTGCGCGCGCTCAACGGCGGGAAGGAGCTGAGCGGGCTGGTGCTGGACTTGCGCAACAACCCGGGCGGCCTGCTGGACGAGGCGGTGGCGGTGAGCGACCGCTTCCTGCCGGGCAACCTGCCCATCGTCTCCACCCGCGGGCGCGACGGGCGCAACGCCACCGAGGAGCGCAGCAAGGACCGCGACACGGAGAAGGACTACCCCGTGGTGGTGCTGGTCAACGCGGGCAGCGCCTCCGCGTCCGAAATCGTGGCCGGCGCGCTCCAGGACCACGGCCGCGCCACCATCATGGGCACGCAGACCTTCGGCAAGGGCAGCGTCCAGACGGTGATTGAGCTGGAGGACGGCTCGGGCCTGAAGCTGACCATCGCCCGCTACTACACGCCCAAGGGGCGCAGCATCCAGGAGCGCGGCATCACCCCCGACTACCTCGTCCCCGACGAGCCGGGCGGCAAGACGCCGCGCGACGTGGTGCGCGAGAAGGACCTGCAGCGCCACTTCCGCGCCGAGCCCACCGCCGTCACCGAGACGCCCGCCGCCGCGCCGCACGGGCTGCCCGAGGGCCTCAAGGACTGGGACGTCACCGCCGCGCTGAAGGACTACCCGCTGAAGGTCGCGCTCGAGTACCTCCATGGGCTGGCCCCGGCGCGTGTGCCGGCGCGTACGTCGGGTCGCTGA
- a CDS encoding PEGA domain-containing protein, with amino-acid sequence MRPSSVRALQVALSGWLVGLLAVGPAAAQSSMPVRLVPRTLAAASTGPTVTVVAIPLDAAARTEAARLTHFAEQAVVRSGRLELVRLTDALDTSGRREREASAAAAAAAMKEGQKAYDELDTQQALQQFDKAVRAYEAGDLSWHFGELIRARVMKAASQVANGENTAAQLEIRSVLAMDPRAQFSPNFFPPDEMAFVEKERKSALAAAKTSLSVRTEPVVAPVYVNGEFRGVSPVSLTDLTPADHYVTAVAPGYALAQRRAREGETVLTLKPVAAQKALQTATEKAARKPEGPDRDKALRELGTLAGVSQVLALLVRGGAGAGPLDVTALRLDVADGHNQAWALATVPRGEGMAAGSEALLTGLVSVDAPRQGGKPVTHFSGGSATRRTLGYVLMATGVAMVAGGVYFGMEASAKEDDFRRAPQNSARAKDLKDTGKTYALVADVGVIAGLAAAGLGGYFAFAGGGGSSSSKAPAPVSPAEPTRATPPARSSPQDTKREALPMPPPPASTKPKSESLPMPPPPSKATPSTTPPPSKPPPSPPPPKEEPPARPTDSKRAQEEARQREEELRKRREEVERQRRELEEQRKKDEEAAAKRAEEEKRKREEEERRKKEEEKKKKPALDEDDLRNY; translated from the coding sequence ATGCGACCTTCGAGCGTTCGGGCGCTGCAAGTGGCCCTGAGCGGGTGGCTGGTGGGCCTGCTGGCGGTAGGGCCCGCGGCGGCGCAGTCGTCCATGCCCGTGCGGCTGGTGCCCCGGACCCTCGCCGCCGCCTCCACGGGGCCGACGGTGACGGTGGTGGCCATTCCGCTGGACGCGGCGGCCCGAACCGAAGCGGCCAGGCTGACGCACTTCGCGGAGCAGGCGGTGGTGCGCTCCGGCCGACTGGAATTGGTGCGGCTGACGGATGCCCTGGACACGAGCGGCCGGCGCGAGCGCGAGGCCAGCGCGGCCGCCGCCGCCGCCGCGATGAAGGAGGGCCAGAAGGCCTACGACGAGCTGGACACGCAGCAGGCGCTCCAGCAGTTCGACAAGGCGGTGCGCGCGTACGAGGCGGGGGACCTGTCCTGGCACTTCGGCGAGCTCATCCGCGCGCGGGTGATGAAGGCGGCCTCGCAGGTGGCCAACGGGGAGAACACGGCGGCCCAGCTGGAGATCCGCTCGGTGCTGGCGATGGACCCGCGGGCGCAGTTCTCGCCCAACTTCTTCCCGCCGGACGAGATGGCCTTCGTGGAGAAGGAGCGCAAGTCCGCGCTGGCCGCCGCGAAGACGTCGCTGTCGGTGCGCACGGAGCCGGTGGTCGCGCCGGTGTACGTGAACGGCGAGTTCCGGGGCGTGTCGCCGGTGTCGCTGACGGACCTGACGCCCGCGGACCACTACGTGACGGCGGTGGCGCCTGGCTACGCGCTGGCGCAGCGCCGCGCGCGCGAGGGCGAGACGGTGCTCACCCTGAAGCCGGTGGCGGCGCAGAAGGCGCTGCAGACGGCCACCGAGAAGGCGGCGCGCAAGCCGGAGGGCCCGGACCGCGACAAGGCCCTGCGCGAGCTGGGCACGCTGGCCGGGGTGTCCCAGGTGCTGGCGCTGCTCGTCCGGGGCGGGGCGGGGGCGGGGCCGCTGGACGTGACGGCGCTGCGGCTGGACGTGGCGGACGGGCACAACCAGGCCTGGGCGCTGGCCACGGTGCCGCGCGGAGAGGGCATGGCCGCGGGCTCGGAGGCGCTGCTGACGGGGCTGGTGTCCGTCGACGCGCCCCGCCAGGGCGGCAAGCCGGTGACGCACTTCTCGGGCGGCAGCGCCACGCGCCGCACCCTGGGCTACGTGCTGATGGCCACCGGCGTGGCCATGGTGGCCGGCGGCGTCTACTTCGGCATGGAGGCCTCCGCGAAGGAGGACGACTTCCGCCGCGCCCCGCAGAACAGCGCGCGCGCCAAGGACCTGAAGGACACCGGCAAGACGTACGCGCTGGTGGCGGACGTCGGCGTCATCGCGGGCCTGGCGGCCGCGGGCCTGGGTGGCTACTTCGCCTTCGCCGGTGGTGGTGGAAGCAGCAGCAGCAAGGCCCCTGCTCCGGTGAGCCCCGCCGAGCCCACGCGCGCCACTCCGCCCGCGCGGTCGTCCCCGCAGGACACGAAGCGCGAGGCGCTGCCCATGCCGCCGCCCCCGGCGAGCACGAAGCCCAAGAGCGAGTCGCTGCCCATGCCGCCCCCGCCCTCGAAGGCCACGCCCTCGACGACGCCTCCGCCCTCGAAGCCCCCTCCCTCGCCGCCGCCGCCGAAGGAGGAGCCGCCCGCGCGCCCGACGGACAGCAAGCGCGCGCAGGAGGAAGCGCGCCAGCGCGAGGAGGAACTGCGCAAGCGCCGTGAAGAGGTGGAGCGCCAGCGTCGCGAGCTGGAGGAGCAGCGCAAGAAGGACGAGGAGGCGGCGGCGAAGCGCGCGGAGGAGGAGAAGCGCAAGCGCGAGGAGGAGGAGCGGCGGAAGAAGGAAGAGGAGAAGAAGAAGAAGCCCGCACTCGACGAAGACGATCTCCGGAACTACTAG
- a CDS encoding D-alanine--D-alanine ligase: MGKRVGVLMGGWGEEREISLKTGEAVVGALESRGHQVTRIFAGPGLDRALRAAELDVAFVALHGRMGEDGRVQGLLELLELPYTGSGVLASALAMNKPMAKKLFRLHNLPTPQGYRVGRDDAARALELHGDLGFPCVVKPACGGSSVGLALVHEPQALAPAVAQACRFGGEALVERFVAGREVTVGILGDTVLGSCEIATPREGFDYEAKYKGGARYFVPPRLSPTRVANVEALALAAYRALGCRGYGRVDLLCSDTENDVVLEVNTLPGFTPTSLLPKIAAHGGLDFAELTERILALATRDEAGITDAPAVAPVPVVTPEPRRAVS, encoded by the coding sequence ATGGGCAAGCGCGTTGGAGTTCTGATGGGTGGGTGGGGCGAGGAGCGGGAGATTTCGCTCAAGACGGGAGAGGCCGTGGTGGGGGCGCTGGAGTCGCGCGGCCACCAGGTCACCCGCATCTTCGCCGGCCCCGGCCTGGACAGGGCGCTGCGCGCGGCGGAGCTGGACGTGGCCTTCGTCGCGCTGCACGGGCGCATGGGCGAGGACGGCCGCGTGCAGGGCCTCCTGGAGCTGCTGGAGCTGCCGTACACCGGCTCGGGCGTGCTGGCCTCGGCGCTGGCCATGAACAAGCCCATGGCGAAGAAGCTCTTCCGGCTGCACAACCTGCCCACGCCCCAGGGCTACCGCGTGGGCCGCGACGACGCGGCGCGCGCGCTGGAGCTGCACGGTGATCTGGGCTTCCCGTGCGTGGTGAAGCCCGCCTGCGGCGGCTCCTCCGTGGGGCTGGCGCTGGTGCACGAGCCCCAGGCGCTCGCCCCCGCGGTGGCGCAGGCGTGCCGCTTCGGCGGCGAGGCGCTGGTGGAGCGCTTCGTGGCCGGCCGCGAGGTGACGGTGGGCATCCTCGGCGACACGGTGCTGGGCAGCTGCGAGATTGCCACCCCGCGCGAGGGCTTCGACTACGAGGCCAAGTACAAGGGCGGCGCCCGCTACTTCGTTCCGCCCCGGCTGTCGCCGACGCGTGTGGCCAATGTCGAAGCGCTGGCGCTCGCCGCGTACCGTGCGCTGGGCTGCCGCGGCTACGGCCGGGTGGACCTGCTCTGCTCGGACACGGAGAACGACGTGGTGCTGGAGGTGAACACGCTGCCCGGCTTCACCCCCACCAGCCTGCTGCCGAAGATTGCCGCCCACGGCGGCCTGGACTTCGCGGAGCTCACCGAGCGAATCCTCGCGCTGGCCACCCGCGACGAGGCCGGCATCACCGACGCCCCCGCCGTGGCCCCCGTCCCCGTCGTCACCCCGGAGCCCCGCCGCGCCGTGAGCTGA
- a CDS encoding cellulose synthase family protein has translation MTTVEIIFLGVYFSVLCVLAVYGSHRYRMAFLYYRHKFKLPTPKGPLKALPRVTIQLPIFNEMYVVERLVESVCRIDYPRELLEIQVLDDSTDETCGIARACVERHKQKGHDIVYIHRTNRQGFKAGALENGLKLARGEFVAVFDADFVPSPDFLLRTVPFFADDKVGMVQVRWGHLNRDFSILTQAQSIFLDGHFIIEHTARNRSGCFFNFNGTAGIWRRGTISDAGGWQHDTLTEDLDLSYRAQLKGWQFIFLPEVISPAEVPVDMNAFKSQQHRWAKGSIQTAKKLLPTILKSDLPMAVKREAFFHLTNNMAYLLMVLLSVLMPISMVVRFQHGLYGTLFLDLPFFISATASVCVFYVAAQREMGVNGWARVKYLPFLMSLGIGLAINNAKAVLEALLNQQSGFARTPKTGAEGKKVVAVKKTYRGSKTLMPVVELLFAAYFTGALWFAIDARIYTSVPFIILFQAGFLYVGVSSLLQGLGLSGKLKLTDAAPAVNAAGEQPRRAA, from the coding sequence ATGACCACCGTCGAGATCATCTTCCTGGGCGTCTACTTCAGCGTCCTGTGCGTGCTGGCGGTCTACGGCTCGCACAGGTACCGGATGGCGTTCCTGTACTACCGGCACAAGTTCAAGCTGCCGACGCCGAAGGGCCCTCTCAAGGCGCTCCCACGCGTAACAATCCAGCTCCCCATCTTCAACGAGATGTACGTGGTGGAGCGCCTGGTCGAGTCGGTGTGCCGCATCGACTACCCGCGCGAGCTGCTGGAAATCCAGGTCCTGGACGACTCGACGGACGAGACGTGTGGCATCGCCCGCGCGTGCGTGGAGCGGCACAAGCAGAAGGGCCACGACATCGTCTACATCCACCGCACCAACCGCCAGGGCTTCAAGGCGGGCGCGCTGGAGAACGGCCTGAAGCTGGCGCGTGGTGAGTTCGTCGCGGTGTTCGACGCGGACTTCGTGCCCAGCCCGGACTTCCTGCTGCGCACGGTGCCGTTCTTCGCGGACGACAAGGTGGGCATGGTGCAGGTGCGCTGGGGTCACCTCAACCGTGACTTCTCCATCCTGACGCAGGCGCAGAGCATCTTCCTGGACGGGCACTTCATCATCGAGCACACCGCCCGCAACCGCTCCGGCTGCTTCTTCAACTTCAACGGCACGGCGGGCATCTGGCGCCGCGGCACCATCTCCGACGCGGGCGGCTGGCAGCACGACACGCTCACCGAGGACCTGGACCTGAGCTACCGCGCCCAGCTCAAGGGCTGGCAGTTCATCTTCCTGCCCGAGGTCATCTCCCCGGCCGAAGTCCCGGTGGACATGAACGCCTTCAAGAGCCAGCAGCACCGCTGGGCCAAGGGCTCCATCCAGACGGCGAAGAAGCTGCTGCCCACCATCCTGAAGAGCGACCTGCCCATGGCGGTGAAGCGGGAGGCCTTCTTCCACCTCACCAACAACATGGCCTACCTGCTGATGGTGCTCCTGTCCGTGCTGATGCCCATCAGCATGGTGGTGCGCTTCCAGCACGGCCTGTACGGCACGCTCTTCCTGGACCTGCCCTTCTTCATCAGCGCCACCGCCAGCGTCTGCGTGTTCTACGTGGCCGCGCAGCGGGAGATGGGTGTGAATGGGTGGGCGCGGGTGAAGTACCTGCCCTTCCTGATGAGCCTGGGTATCGGCCTGGCCATCAACAACGCGAAGGCGGTGCTGGAGGCGTTGCTCAACCAGCAGTCCGGCTTCGCGCGCACGCCGAAGACGGGCGCCGAGGGCAAGAAGGTCGTCGCGGTGAAGAAGACCTACCGCGGCAGCAAGACGCTGATGCCGGTGGTGGAGCTGCTCTTCGCGGCCTACTTCACGGGCGCGCTCTGGTTCGCCATCGACGCGCGCATCTACACGTCGGTGCCCTTCATCATCCTGTTCCAGGCGGGCTTCCTGTACGTCGGCGTGTCCAGCCTGCTGCAGGGCCTGGGCCTGTCCGGCAAGCTGAAGCTGACGGACGCCGCTCCGGCGGTGAACGCCGCCGGTGAGCAGCCGCGCCGCGCGGCCTGA